From a region of the Streptococcus ruminantium genome:
- a CDS encoding YSIRK-type signal peptide-containing protein (The YSIRK form of extended signal peptide directs nascent proteins to the cross-wall site, while signal peptides lacking YSIRK direct proteins instead to the cell pole. A large fraction of YSIRK proteins are surface proteins anchored by sortase-mediated processing of a C-terminal LPXTG motif.), producing the protein MMKRARKQCYSIRKLQVGVGSVMLGTILLAITSAQNVQAQETSPSSGTDGATQVTSGLGVAGSDTTIVHSISQDTSSQSSTPSSTPSSTISSTAAPTSSSQQFPLSEAKNTSEAVNTSVVADSLTISENSTPTTKQSKTVNMAYREDEKNVDGSIDYTTSYIRDEAKKETIVNWAVTVNKKNETWNGPRIVFAFPKGVEVQEEITSPSGAFENVKFSDFKRDGGESKKYWKADQKEDSKWFKEEWDWHVSWAGVDKQGFSPEQFQTLVNLASGVFYAISGTGTFTFKLKVPDASTINPYDLPLLAGINQFGGLTASWYRFKGEVPKGNIPNPHFPGSAGGNGGLTNGGAIITPAPKQPTPQLPTPLEKPKVEAPPSNEIKPKPALPMQSTPPATGEQKRQLESIKVLPLVPETSPAIPEQPKPDRPKDELKPAPVLPLVPNVTPPKADQLKPEQPERRIMPAPVLPMNPDTAPVVPEQPKPDKPKTQGELIAVPIVPIKPEVDAPKNTPKLNRPQLRIPHIELPKDEKPKGMPKPQGELKPIEVLPLRPESAPSTSEKIKAAVPQVGASQAARPHVDSSKVSQSTTMQTSKPAKSTTKHLPDTGEAPSVFPWLGAGLIGLMGVAYIRKNKK; encoded by the coding sequence ATGATGAAACGTGCAAGAAAACAATGTTACAGTATCAGGAAGCTGCAGGTAGGAGTCGGCTCAGTTATGCTTGGGACGATTTTGTTAGCGATAACATCCGCGCAGAATGTACAGGCTCAAGAGACTTCCCCTTCCAGTGGGACGGACGGAGCGACACAAGTAACTTCTGGTCTCGGAGTTGCAGGAAGTGACACAACGATTGTTCACAGTATCTCTCAAGATACTTCATCCCAATCTTCAACCCCATCATCCACACCCTCTTCAACAATCAGTTCTACTGCGGCACCCACCTCAAGCAGCCAGCAATTCCCTCTCAGCGAGGCTAAGAATACCTCAGAAGCTGTGAATACCTCAGTAGTGGCTGACAGCCTAACAATCAGTGAAAACTCTACCCCCACTACTAAGCAATCCAAGACGGTCAATATGGCTTATCGCGAAGATGAGAAAAATGTAGATGGTAGCATTGATTACACGACCAGCTATATAAGAGATGAGGCAAAGAAGGAAACTATAGTTAACTGGGCGGTGACGGTTAATAAAAAGAATGAGACTTGGAATGGTCCAAGGATTGTCTTTGCTTTTCCTAAGGGAGTAGAGGTTCAAGAAGAAATCACTAGTCCTTCAGGGGCATTTGAAAATGTTAAATTCTCAGATTTTAAGCGTGACGGAGGAGAGTCTAAGAAATATTGGAAAGCAGATCAGAAAGAAGATTCTAAATGGTTTAAAGAAGAATGGGATTGGCATGTTTCTTGGGCTGGTGTGGATAAACAAGGCTTTTCTCCAGAGCAATTCCAAACTCTTGTTAACTTAGCTAGTGGTGTTTTTTACGCTATAAGTGGTACCGGCACCTTCACTTTTAAACTCAAAGTTCCAGATGCTAGCACCATCAACCCTTATGACCTACCTTTGTTAGCAGGAATAAATCAGTTTGGAGGATTGACGGCAAGTTGGTACCGTTTCAAGGGAGAGGTGCCAAAGGGGAATATTCCAAATCCACATTTCCCAGGGTCAGCCGGGGGGAACGGTGGCTTGACAAATGGCGGAGCCATCATTACTCCCGCACCAAAACAACCAACCCCTCAGCTACCAACCCCTTTAGAAAAACCTAAGGTCGAGGCGCCACCAAGCAATGAGATAAAACCAAAACCAGCCTTGCCAATGCAGTCGACCCCTCCAGCAACAGGTGAGCAAAAACGCCAGTTGGAATCAATCAAAGTCTTACCATTGGTGCCAGAGACATCGCCAGCAATTCCCGAACAACCGAAACCTGACAGACCAAAAGATGAGCTGAAACCAGCACCGGTCTTACCATTGGTGCCAAATGTAACCCCACCGAAAGCTGATCAGTTGAAACCTGAACAGCCAGAGCGCAGGATTATGCCAGCACCCGTTCTACCGATGAATCCAGACACAGCCCCTGTGGTACCTGAGCAACCGAAGCCTGATAAGCCAAAGACCCAAGGCGAGCTGATAGCAGTACCGATAGTTCCTATAAAACCTGAGGTTGACGCACCGAAAAATACTCCTAAGCTCAACAGACCACAGCTCAGAATTCCGCACATTGAATTGCCTAAGGACGAGAAACCAAAAGGAATGCCGAAGCCACAAGGTGAGCTAAAACCTATCGAAGTATTGCCACTACGACCAGAATCAGCACCAAGCACATCAGAAAAAATCAAAGCGGCAGTACCACAAGTAGGAGCAAGTCAGGCTGCAAGACCGCACGTGGATTCATCCAAAGTTTCACAATCAACGACAATGCAAACAAGCAAACCAGCCAAGTCTACTACCAAGCACCTACCAGATACAGGCGAAGCACCATCTGTATTCCCATGGCTGGGCGCTGGTTTGATTGGATTGATGGGAGTAGCTTATATCAGAAAAAATAAAAAATAA
- a CDS encoding response regulator transcription factor, with protein MTRILIVEDDAVINQVLAEFLKEHQYEIVSCLDGQKALEYFETEKFDLIILDIMVPNVSGLDILKKIRKTSQVPVIMLTAMDDEYTQLVSFNHLISDYVVKPFSPLILMKRIENVFRQSETANIIEISGVVIDLEASEVYVDNETLPLTKTEYEVLEMLAKHKGKLVTRDQLMNAIWGYTELEGRILDNHIKNIRKKVPQIPLVTLVGRGYKIEEEENEHEHS; from the coding sequence ATGACACGTATTTTAATAGTTGAAGATGATGCCGTTATCAACCAAGTTCTCGCTGAGTTTCTAAAAGAGCATCAGTACGAAATTGTTTCCTGTCTTGACGGACAAAAAGCTTTGGAGTATTTTGAGACTGAAAAATTTGATCTAATCATCTTGGATATTATGGTTCCAAATGTTAGCGGCTTGGATATACTGAAAAAGATCCGTAAAACTTCTCAAGTGCCTGTCATAATGCTAACAGCTATGGATGATGAGTATACTCAGCTTGTTAGCTTCAACCACCTCATTAGTGATTATGTCGTTAAACCCTTTTCCCCTCTTATTTTGATGAAGAGAATCGAAAATGTTTTTCGTCAAAGTGAAACCGCTAACATTATCGAAATCAGTGGCGTTGTCATTGATTTGGAAGCATCGGAAGTCTACGTTGATAATGAAACGCTTCCACTCACTAAAACAGAGTACGAAGTTTTGGAAATGCTAGCAAAACACAAGGGGAAATTAGTAACTCGTGACCAGCTTATGAATGCTATTTGGGGCTATACCGAATTGGAAGGACGTATTCTAGACAATCATATCAAAAACATCCGCAAGAAAGTGCCTCAAATTCCTCTAGTAACCCTAGTTGGAAGAGGTTACAAGATCGAGGAAGAAGAAAATGAACATGAACATAGCTAG
- a CDS encoding sensor histidine kinase → MNMNIARKQFIGLSITLVLTALFLLGISYYTLPIYYNQTQKQVLEIQYDQVVQELNNQSKEEMIATLERLDKKYDALFFSLSSRNGNPVYPSREALSLYKAEVEDKVEADMNEIGVWTETVTAKDGELFILSGQYIFPSLTNITQFLLTLYPFVTLIFLVLAGLAAFIYSRLSTKRIQILSTQTRRMQSLEPGLACDSRGRDEVSNLAKDINSLYNNLLTSIEHLEIEKQQVIEREKQKSEFFRMTSHELKTPIASMMGIVEGMMYGVGDFKDRDKYLRKCHDILQEQSKLVQSILEVSKVTMLLQSDGATFSLKEMLEGFLPAYETLALIKQHQFAVSLEELSVTADKIYLEKALKNLLDNAFRYTPEGGKIDLTLTGNQLTIRNEIAQVLTEEQMKQIFQLFYRPDFSRNRQDGGTGLGLYIVDRILTRHQFEYEMYQENHCMIFCIRFSEQGAQE, encoded by the coding sequence ATGAACATGAACATAGCTAGAAAACAGTTTATAGGCTTAAGTATCACCTTAGTCTTGACCGCTCTATTCCTACTAGGAATCTCTTATTACACCTTACCAATTTATTACAATCAAACCCAAAAGCAAGTACTTGAAATCCAATACGACCAAGTTGTCCAAGAGTTGAACAATCAATCGAAAGAGGAGATGATTGCCACTCTAGAAAGGCTAGATAAAAAGTACGACGCTCTTTTTTTCTCCCTATCTAGTAGAAATGGAAATCCTGTTTATCCTAGCAGAGAAGCCCTAAGTCTTTACAAGGCAGAGGTTGAAGATAAAGTAGAAGCAGATATGAACGAAATCGGTGTTTGGACAGAAACAGTTACAGCGAAGGATGGTGAGCTATTTATCCTGAGCGGTCAATATATCTTTCCCTCTCTAACCAATATCACTCAGTTCCTCTTGACGCTCTATCCATTTGTCACCCTGATTTTCCTCGTCCTTGCAGGTCTTGCGGCCTTTATCTACAGTCGTTTATCCACCAAGCGAATTCAAATCCTTTCCACACAAACTCGGCGCATGCAATCCTTAGAACCTGGTCTAGCCTGTGACAGTCGTGGCCGGGACGAGGTTTCCAACTTGGCAAAAGATATTAACAGTCTGTATAACAATCTACTCACCAGTATTGAGCATCTAGAGATTGAAAAACAACAAGTGATTGAGCGAGAAAAGCAAAAGTCGGAGTTCTTTCGCATGACCTCTCACGAACTCAAAACCCCTATCGCCAGTATGATGGGGATTGTTGAAGGAATGATGTATGGAGTGGGTGATTTTAAGGACAGGGATAAATATTTAAGAAAATGCCACGATATCTTGCAAGAACAGTCCAAACTAGTTCAGTCTATTTTAGAAGTTTCCAAGGTAACCATGCTCCTCCAATCAGATGGCGCTACTTTCTCCCTAAAAGAAATGTTGGAAGGATTTTTGCCCGCCTACGAGACATTAGCCCTTATCAAGCAACATCAATTTGCTGTTTCGCTAGAAGAATTATCCGTCACAGCAGATAAGATTTACTTGGAAAAAGCCTTAAAAAATCTCCTAGACAATGCCTTTCGCTATACACCTGAGGGAGGAAAAATTGACCTAACCCTTACAGGCAACCAGTTGACCATCCGCAATGAAATTGCTCAAGTCCTTACAGAAGAACAAATGAAGCAAATTTTTCAACTGTTCTATCGACCAGATTTTAGCCGCAATCGCCAAGATGGCGGTACAGGCTTAGGACTTTATATTGTTGACCGCATCCTGACAAGACATCAGTTCGAATACGAGATGTATCAGGAAAATCATTGCATGATTTTCTGTATCCGATTCTCAGAGCAAGGTGCTCAAGAATAG
- a CDS encoding LPXTG cell wall anchor domain-containing protein, producing the protein MNSRSIIKLSCRAALLTSLMAGSFYVSTPVLANNHQNTHNERNKVISKDEAASNLAKVIVDKEVDKNDEVKKKITDAISKLKPETLRELYKDGGIDFLGVLVSGDREALQKLRQMVLEDIGKRFADGKLGEIPENYERIKQELEELKKQAENFDKLRDDFKHKFEEAQKEKTELENKIKQLEQGKKDLESLREELREDLELFKQKDQDGLRKRIVDLQEQLQKQKEETQQKIGELEQQLSEAKQKIEEAQGESIKIHQEKSELEAKKEDLQKQLDELKKKLDSTTQENDKLKEERQRLIDENTELLKKLSDSEHQLDKLKEEKEKLEKEQKNLEKLLKESGKSDLIKKNLELTEEVDRLKKEKANLEQELAKAKQELEKLRQGKQEDQSEKEKQLEAEVQRLTKELIDKENKLTERAQQLAESQEKVNKLEADKEALSKQIEDLKKQLADLEDKIKTLEADKEALSKQVEDLKKQLAESEGKVKTLEADKEKLNKQVEDLKKQLAERKPQTPDTDPSRPQVPEVKPQRPQVPDTDPSRPHVPDVDPHSPKVPDVDPQHRPHVPDTDPQRSPKSKEEMSPREDKPMVKPEGTPKPGGKKTEILPVPSHKRHPEATEKVQGETKRPAPRQMASKAQAKTLPNTGDAPSMLAWLGSGLLGLLGVSRMNRRNKK; encoded by the coding sequence ATGAACTCTAGAAGTATTATAAAGCTGTCATGTAGAGCAGCTCTGCTCACCTCCCTAATGGCAGGTTCTTTTTATGTCTCAACACCCGTGTTGGCGAATAATCATCAAAATACGCACAATGAACGAAATAAAGTTATTTCTAAGGATGAGGCAGCAAGTAATCTAGCTAAGGTAATAGTTGACAAAGAAGTTGATAAAAATGATGAAGTAAAGAAAAAAATTACAGATGCTATTTCCAAGTTGAAGCCGGAAACATTACGTGAGCTTTATAAGGATGGAGGAATTGATTTTCTCGGTGTTCTAGTAAGTGGTGATCGTGAAGCTTTGCAGAAACTTCGCCAGATGGTCCTTGAAGATATTGGTAAGAGATTTGCTGATGGTAAACTAGGTGAAATACCTGAGAACTACGAGCGAATTAAACAAGAGCTTGAAGAGCTTAAAAAACAAGCAGAAAATTTTGATAAACTACGTGATGATTTTAAACATAAGTTCGAAGAAGCTCAAAAAGAAAAAACAGAGCTTGAGAACAAAATCAAGCAGCTCGAACAAGGGAAAAAAGATTTGGAATCTCTTCGTGAAGAATTGAGGGAAGATTTAGAACTATTTAAACAAAAGGATCAGGATGGACTAAGAAAACGCATAGTAGATTTACAAGAACAATTACAGAAACAGAAAGAAGAGACTCAACAAAAGATTGGTGAACTAGAACAACAACTATCCGAAGCCAAACAAAAAATTGAGGAGGCTCAGGGTGAATCTATAAAAATTCATCAAGAAAAGAGTGAATTAGAAGCTAAAAAAGAAGACTTGCAAAAACAATTAGACGAATTAAAGAAAAAACTTGATTCAACCACTCAGGAAAATGATAAACTCAAGGAAGAAAGACAACGACTTATTGATGAAAATACTGAGCTCCTGAAAAAATTATCAGATTCAGAACACCAACTTGACAAACTCAAGGAAGAAAAAGAAAAACTAGAAAAAGAGCAGAAAAATCTTGAAAAACTCTTGAAAGAAAGCGGCAAATCCGACCTTATCAAGAAAAACCTTGAATTGACAGAGGAAGTTGATCGCTTGAAGAAAGAGAAAGCAAATCTGGAGCAAGAGTTGGCCAAGGCTAAGCAAGAGCTAGAAAAATTGCGCCAAGGCAAACAAGAAGATCAGTCTGAGAAAGAGAAGCAGCTAGAAGCTGAGGTACAACGTCTCACGAAGGAACTGATTGACAAGGAAAATAAACTCACTGAAAGAGCTCAACAACTCGCAGAGAGCCAAGAAAAAGTCAATAAACTCGAAGCGGATAAGGAAGCTCTCAGCAAGCAAATTGAAGACCTTAAGAAACAGTTGGCAGACTTGGAAGACAAGATTAAGACACTCGAAGCGGATAAGGAAGCTCTCAGCAAACAAGTTGAAGACCTTAAGAAACAACTGGCAGAGTCTGAAGGTAAAGTTAAGACACTTGAAGCAGATAAGGAAAAACTCAACAAACAAGTTGAAGACCTTAAGAAACAGTTGGCAGAGAGAAAACCTCAGACTCCAGATACTGACCCAAGTCGTCCTCAAGTGCCAGAGGTGAAACCTCAACGCCCTCAAGTGCCAGACACTGACCCAAGTCGTCCTCATGTACCAGATGTAGATCCACACTCTCCTAAGGTGCCGGATGTGGACCCACAACACCGTCCTCATGTACCGGACACTGATCCACAACGCTCACCAAAATCAAAAGAAGAAATGTCTCCACGTGAAGATAAGCCAATGGTAAAACCTGAAGGTACACCAAAACCAGGTGGTAAGAAAACTGAAATCCTTCCAGTACCAAGCCATAAGAGACATCCAGAGGCAACTGAAAAAGTGCAGGGAGAGACCAAACGTCCAGCACCAAGACAAATGGCTTCTAAAGCCCAAGCTAAGACCTTGCCAAATACAGGTGATGCACCATCTATGCTTGCATGGCTGGGAAGTGGCTTGCTAGGACTCCTAGGCGTAAGCCGCATGAACAGAAGAAACAAAAAATAA
- a CDS encoding putative holin-like toxin: protein MTGFEVTQLILGFASFTVALVSLCYKIFKDNNKK from the coding sequence TTGACAGGCTTTGAAGTAACGCAGCTTATCCTAGGTTTTGCCAGTTTTACTGTCGCCCTAGTCAGTCTGTGCTACAAAATTTTCAAAGACAACAACAAAAAATAA